The genomic interval TAAAGTTCGAAGACTAATTTGTGGGCAATCTGGTTTTTTCGTAATTGTGTGGGATGAATCTCTTAAAAATTCACATTTAGCAGGACAAGCATACTGTTTTAGTTCTATGCTGTGGGCATGACTCAAAGTGCTCCAGAATTCATTGCCACCGCAGACCTCGTAGACATCATCGGCGACAACGCGCAATCATGCGACACTCAGTTTCAAAACCTTGGAGGTGCCACAGAATTCCACGGAATAATAACCACCGTGAAATGCTTCCAAGACAACGCCCTCCTGAAATCCATCCTGAGCGAGGATAATCCTGGGGGAGTGCTGGTTATCGATGGCGACGCATCCGTGCACACCGCGCTAGTTGGCGACATCATTGCAGGACTTGGAAAAGATCATG from Corynebacterium glutamicum ATCC 13032 carries:
- the rraA gene encoding ribonuclease E activity regulator RraA, yielding MGMTQSAPEFIATADLVDIIGDNAQSCDTQFQNLGGATEFHGIITTVKCFQDNALLKSILSEDNPGGVLVIDGDASVHTALVGDIIAGLGKDHGWSGVIVNGAIRDSAVIGTMTFGCKALGTNPRKSTKTGSGERDVVVSIGGIDFIPGHYVYADSDGIIVTEAPIKQ